Proteins encoded together in one Deltaproteobacteria bacterium window:
- a CDS encoding PilZ domain-containing protein, translating into KRVLGPALLAADAVPGEPEPRPARLDRRASYAKKLTAMESGNAYMVMCRDISERGMRIEPVAGLEVGSRLELAIALSARDEPFLVAASVVRDDGERGLALHFDWVEPDAQERLKALLAKLPAIEALQDDARCQGIVPAQRLGSEPSDAN; encoded by the coding sequence GAAAGCGAGTGCTCGGACCCGCGCTCCTGGCCGCGGATGCCGTCCCCGGAGAGCCGGAGCCGCGTCCAGCGCGACTCGACAGGCGCGCGAGCTACGCGAAGAAGCTGACCGCGATGGAGAGCGGCAACGCCTACATGGTGATGTGTCGTGACATTTCCGAGCGAGGCATGCGGATCGAGCCCGTCGCGGGTCTCGAGGTCGGCAGCCGGCTGGAACTCGCGATTGCGCTCTCGGCGCGCGACGAGCCGTTCCTGGTCGCCGCGTCCGTGGTTCGCGACGACGGCGAGCGGGGGCTCGCGCTGCACTTCGACTGGGTCGAGCCGGACGCGCAGGAGCGCCTGAAGGCGCTGCTCGCGAAGCTTCCGGCGATCGAGGCGCTCCAGGACGACGCGCGCTGCCAGGGAATCGTTCCCGCCCAACGCCTGGGCTCCGAGCCGAGCGACGCGAACTGA